One window from the genome of Thermococcus siculi encodes:
- a CDS encoding prenyltransferase/squalene oxidase repeat-containing protein, protein MGSKLAELGRYVNVNGVMDYIEKRRHDDGGYCFVSVLNDTNVNDTYYAVKIHDLLGMEVPEKEKTVEFLEKAIQPQTAVVAIAMALEGLAILGAKDVAMEHLDIVFTKYNPLEGKFAVGLGGSEEFGTATPLEATYWVVKAFKAIGYKFSEEEKDAIRGFVMKFRNGNGYGVKQPTSTMTYQALFTLRALGYKPPKSPHFRNCELCGDWGGFTEVPYSLPPYLEPTFYATRGLELQGETPTCPRRHVWFIRQLQNSNGGFRRSLELGISNFQNTYRALAVVDSMIKYL, encoded by the coding sequence ATGGGCTCGAAGCTTGCTGAGCTTGGACGTTATGTTAACGTGAACGGGGTTATGGACTACATAGAGAAGAGGCGCCACGATGACGGCGGCTACTGCTTCGTGAGCGTTCTGAACGACACCAACGTGAACGACACATACTACGCGGTTAAAATCCACGACCTTCTGGGCATGGAAGTTCCGGAAAAGGAGAAGACGGTAGAGTTCCTGGAGAAGGCAATACAGCCCCAGACGGCCGTTGTGGCGATAGCGATGGCCCTCGAAGGGCTGGCGATTCTGGGGGCTAAAGACGTCGCCATGGAGCATCTAGATATAGTTTTCACCAAGTACAACCCGCTCGAAGGAAAGTTCGCCGTCGGCCTCGGCGGCAGCGAGGAGTTCGGAACGGCCACGCCCCTGGAGGCAACCTACTGGGTTGTCAAGGCGTTTAAGGCGATTGGATACAAGTTCTCCGAAGAGGAAAAGGACGCAATAAGAGGGTTCGTGATGAAGTTCAGGAATGGCAATGGCTACGGGGTAAAGCAGCCGACCAGCACGATGACGTACCAGGCGCTCTTCACGCTCCGCGCCCTCGGTTACAAACCGCCCAAGAGCCCCCACTTCAGGAACTGCGAGCTTTGCGGTGACTGGGGCGGCTTTACGGAGGTTCCCTATAGCCTTCCGCCCTATCTGGAGCCTACCTTCTACGCCACGAGGGGGCTTGAACTCCAGGGAGAAACTCCAACCTGCCCGAGGAGGCACGTCTGGTTCATCCGCCAGCTCCAGAACTCCAACGGCGGCTTCAGGCGCTCTTTGGAGCTCGGCATCTCCAACTTCCAGAACACCTATAGGGCGCTGGCGGTAGTGGACTCGATGATTAAGTACCTCTAG
- a CDS encoding DUF190 domain-containing protein produces the protein MVEVEHWNTLRLKIYIGENDRFEGKPLYKAIVEKLREMGMAGATVYRGIYGFGKKSRVHSSDVMRLSTDLPVVVEVVDRGYKIEEAISEIKPMIKDGMITVEPVIVVWVGTSEEVKKFEEDAVREL, from the coding sequence ATGGTCGAGGTCGAACACTGGAACACCCTCAGGCTCAAGATATACATCGGCGAGAACGACCGCTTCGAGGGCAAGCCCCTCTACAAGGCTATAGTCGAGAAGCTGAGGGAGATGGGCATGGCAGGGGCCACCGTTTACCGCGGCATATACGGCTTCGGAAAGAAGAGCCGCGTCCACTCCAGCGATGTGATGAGGCTCTCAACCGACCTTCCCGTCGTAGTTGAGGTCGTTGACAGGGGCTACAAGATAGAGGAGGCCATCTCCGAGATAAAGCCGATGATAAAGGACGGTATGATAACGGTCGAGCCGGTCATAGTCGTCTGGGTCGGAACCTCGGAGGAGGTCAAGAAGTTCGAGGAAGACGCCGTCAGGGAGCTTTGA
- a CDS encoding TIGR04140 family protein → MRRELLTAVPPEEIREIAGKAKAEVSLNFEDAEPFHGMPRYRVTIEGPDDEVERFMERLRLARAGG, encoded by the coding sequence ATGAGGAGGGAGCTTCTAACAGCAGTACCCCCCGAGGAGATACGGGAGATAGCCGGGAAGGCCAAGGCTGAAGTCAGCCTGAACTTTGAAGACGCCGAGCCGTTCCACGGCATGCCCCGTTACAGGGTGACCATCGAGGGACCGGATGACGAGGTCGAGAGGTTCATGGAGAGGCTCAGGCTCGCCAGGGCCGGCGGTTAG
- the crcB gene encoding fluoride efflux transporter CrcB translates to MNARIAVAIMMGGAFGALARFYLSGILPVYRDFPVGTLLVNSVASLILGYLYGLLFWGIDVPADWRAFFGTGFCGALSTFSTFSYETFSLLREREYVIAGLNIAANVIITIALVFAGFILARR, encoded by the coding sequence ATGAATGCCAGGATAGCCGTGGCGATAATGATGGGCGGAGCCTTCGGGGCGCTGGCTAGGTTTTACCTCTCGGGCATCCTGCCGGTCTACAGGGACTTCCCGGTGGGAACCCTCCTCGTGAACAGCGTCGCGAGCCTCATACTCGGCTACCTCTACGGTCTGCTCTTCTGGGGAATCGACGTTCCGGCCGACTGGAGGGCATTCTTTGGGACGGGCTTCTGCGGTGCCCTGAGCACGTTCTCGACCTTTTCCTATGAGACCTTCTCACTCCTCCGCGAGAGGGAGTACGTTATAGCCGGCCTCAACATCGCGGCAAACGTTATAATCACAATAGCCCTAGTGTTTGCGGGCTTCATTCTGGCCCGGAGGTGA
- a CDS encoding peroxiredoxin: MGVLDVKVFDEEGKETVLKDILEGKWTVLYVYPKDNTPGCTTEAKEFTELLPEFEKLGFQVIGVSKDSVKSHQRFKEKHGLKVKLLSDPNAELIKALGAWGKKKRYGKEYEGVIRSTFIFNPEGGIVWKKLNVRAKGHAAKVLEEARKLVGAGE; encoded by the coding sequence ATGGGCGTGCTGGACGTTAAGGTGTTCGATGAGGAAGGGAAGGAGACCGTTTTGAAGGACATCCTGGAAGGAAAATGGACGGTTCTCTACGTCTATCCCAAGGACAACACCCCCGGCTGCACGACCGAGGCGAAGGAATTCACCGAACTTCTCCCGGAGTTCGAGAAGCTCGGCTTTCAGGTGATAGGCGTCTCCAAGGACTCGGTGAAGAGCCATCAGAGGTTCAAGGAGAAGCACGGGCTTAAAGTCAAGCTCCTCAGCGACCCGAACGCCGAACTCATAAAGGCCCTCGGCGCGTGGGGCAAGAAGAAGAGGTATGGAAAGGAGTACGAGGGGGTCATAAGGAGCACCTTCATCTTCAACCCCGAAGGGGGGATCGTCTGGAAGAAGCTCAACGTCCGGGCGAAGGGCCACGCGGCGAAGGTTCTCGAGGAGGCCAGAAAGCTCGTGGGAGCGGGAGAATGA
- a CDS encoding DUF6062 family protein, with product MDLVGIYIREAFEGEGCPVCRTLQRFEEEEIGTILYEHVNDPAVREQFKASLGLCPYHAWRLFEVASSNPLYGGLGVAIIYEHMLRAYLESFDGGIVEGKCHLCFLVEEKERLTVTAIAERMDELLPVYRDSKAVLCKRHYELLLGELEKRNPAFVEQLKEIQREKLENLRKLLEGFIENSDYRSERGPSVEESRAIRRSIEALKGLPLGINITNFGAEAKGRRKGIRFGWKV from the coding sequence ATGGATCTGGTGGGCATATACATCAGGGAGGCCTTCGAGGGGGAGGGCTGTCCAGTCTGCAGAACCCTTCAGAGGTTCGAGGAGGAAGAGATAGGGACGATACTCTACGAGCACGTCAACGATCCGGCCGTCAGGGAGCAATTCAAGGCCAGCCTCGGCCTCTGCCCCTACCACGCCTGGAGGCTCTTTGAAGTAGCCTCCTCCAATCCCCTCTACGGCGGTCTGGGGGTTGCGATAATCTACGAGCACATGCTGAGGGCCTACCTGGAGTCCTTCGATGGAGGCATAGTCGAGGGAAAATGCCACCTCTGCTTCCTCGTTGAGGAGAAGGAAAGGCTGACCGTTACAGCGATCGCGGAGAGGATGGATGAACTCTTACCGGTCTACAGGGATTCCAAGGCAGTTTTATGCAAGAGGCACTACGAACTCCTGCTCGGGGAGCTGGAGAAAAGGAATCCCGCGTTCGTTGAACAGTTGAAGGAAATCCAGAGGGAAAAGCTGGAAAACCTGAGGAAGCTCCTGGAGGGGTTCATCGAGAACTCGGACTACCGCTCCGAGAGGGGACCCAGCGTGGAGGAAAGCAGGGCAATAAGGCGCTCGATAGAGGCACTTAAAGGTCTACCCCTGGGGATTAACATCACGAACTTCGGCGCAGAGGCAAAGGGAAGAAGGAAGGGGATAAGGTTTGGCTGGAAAGTTTGA
- the pyk gene encoding pyruvate kinase, with product MRLPSHRTKIIATIGPSSLKRKTIEAMVKAGMSVARINFAHGDLEQHARTVELVRRVSERLNRPVAILGDLPGVKIRVGEIANGSVTLRRWQTVTLTTRDVVGNEGVIPVQFKDFPRMVSKGDVIYLSDGFIALRVEEVRDTDVVCKVLAGGTLFSHKGINVPKARVAIDAVTDRDLRFIEFAIEHGIDAVGISFVGSAYDVLKVRRFVEDRDARIFIVAKIERPDAVKNFDEILHAADGIMIARGDLGVEMPIEKLPILQKKLIHKANCVGKPVITATQMLESMTEEKLPTRAEVTDVANAILDGTDAVMLSEETAVGKHPVEAVRMMARIARTTESYRDSRWSARIVELKMSEWKGRVQRKGTIKDAVARSIIEALNSLDIRYILTPTRTGETARLISRFKPKQWVLAFVTDEWVGNTLMFSYGVYPFVIEETSEEEILRTIRGLGLVKENDTVLLTKGTPIGKTVGTNTIRIFTV from the coding sequence ATGCGGCTTCCATCTCACAGAACCAAGATCATAGCCACGATAGGCCCCTCATCCCTCAAGAGGAAGACCATAGAGGCCATGGTAAAGGCGGGAATGAGCGTCGCGCGCATAAACTTCGCCCACGGAGACCTCGAACAGCACGCCAGAACCGTCGAGCTTGTCAGGAGAGTCTCCGAGAGGCTGAACCGGCCGGTGGCAATCCTGGGGGACCTCCCCGGCGTTAAAATCCGCGTCGGTGAGATAGCCAATGGCTCCGTGACGCTCCGCCGCTGGCAGACGGTGACGCTGACGACGAGGGACGTTGTGGGCAACGAGGGAGTCATACCGGTTCAGTTCAAGGACTTTCCCAGGATGGTCTCCAAGGGCGATGTCATATACCTCAGCGATGGGTTCATAGCGCTCAGGGTTGAGGAGGTCAGGGATACCGACGTGGTCTGCAAGGTTCTCGCCGGTGGAACGCTCTTCTCCCACAAGGGAATAAACGTCCCGAAGGCGCGTGTTGCCATAGACGCCGTCACTGACAGGGATCTGAGGTTCATAGAGTTCGCCATTGAGCACGGCATAGACGCGGTTGGAATAAGCTTCGTCGGCTCGGCCTACGACGTGCTTAAGGTCAGGCGCTTCGTGGAGGATAGGGACGCCAGAATTTTCATAGTGGCCAAGATAGAGCGCCCCGATGCGGTTAAGAACTTCGACGAGATACTCCACGCGGCCGACGGAATAATGATAGCCCGCGGCGACCTCGGCGTTGAGATGCCGATAGAAAAGCTCCCGATCCTCCAGAAAAAGCTCATCCACAAGGCCAACTGCGTTGGGAAGCCCGTCATAACCGCCACCCAGATGCTGGAGAGCATGACTGAGGAGAAGCTGCCGACCAGGGCTGAGGTCACCGACGTGGCCAACGCCATCCTCGACGGGACTGATGCCGTGATGCTCTCGGAGGAGACCGCCGTCGGCAAACACCCCGTTGAGGCCGTGAGAATGATGGCCCGCATAGCCAGAACGACGGAGTCCTACCGCGACTCCCGGTGGTCCGCCAGAATAGTCGAGCTGAAGATGAGCGAGTGGAAGGGCAGGGTGCAGAGGAAGGGCACAATAAAGGACGCCGTGGCCAGGAGCATAATCGAGGCCCTGAACTCTCTCGACATCAGGTACATCCTCACCCCCACGAGAACCGGTGAAACCGCGAGGCTCATCTCCCGTTTCAAGCCCAAGCAGTGGGTTCTGGCCTTCGTAACTGACGAATGGGTCGGCAACACCCTGATGTTCTCCTACGGGGTCTATCCCTTCGTCATCGAGGAGACGAGCGAGGAGGAGATACTGAGGACCATCAGGGGGCTTGGCCTGGTTAAGGAGAACGACACCGTCCTCCTAACCAAGGGGACGCCCATAGGCAAGACCGTCGGCACCAACACGATAAGGATATTCACCGTCTGA
- a CDS encoding radical SAM protein, producing MWFGPARGSDDGASRAMPHYFSVLRGEGEPNFFLARRVGMSFRGNETLDELWELHGEGMERLRENDLEEKPERSLLDLKAVIADRILESCTLCEVKCRVNRKETIGYCRVKESLVASDFLHYGEEPELVPSYTVFFSSCNFRCVFCQNCDISQYRVGIEHVPEFMAMKIEEAFKRGARNVNFVGGEPTPNLPFVLETLRHVKAPIPVVWNSNMYMSEDAMRLLDGVVDVYLGDFKWGNDECAGRYSKAPRYWEVVTRNFLLAKEHFRADFLIRHLVVPGHLDCCTRPVLGWIAKNLGKDVRVNVMFQYRPEYRADEYPEIDRRPSKEEMERALEMVEELGFRNALVG from the coding sequence ATGTGGTTCGGACCGGCCCGCGGCTCTGATGATGGCGCCTCGAGGGCGATGCCCCACTACTTCTCGGTTCTGAGGGGAGAGGGAGAACCCAACTTCTTTCTCGCCCGGAGGGTGGGAATGAGCTTCCGCGGAAACGAGACCCTCGACGAACTCTGGGAGCTTCACGGGGAGGGCATGGAGAGGCTGAGGGAGAACGACCTGGAGGAAAAGCCCGAAAGGAGCCTCCTCGACCTCAAAGCGGTTATAGCGGACAGAATACTCGAGTCCTGCACCCTGTGCGAGGTGAAGTGTCGCGTGAACAGGAAGGAAACCATCGGCTACTGTCGCGTGAAGGAAAGCCTCGTTGCGAGTGACTTCCTCCACTACGGGGAGGAACCAGAGCTGGTGCCCTCCTATACGGTCTTCTTCTCCAGCTGCAACTTCAGGTGCGTCTTCTGCCAGAACTGCGACATCAGCCAGTACCGCGTCGGGATTGAGCACGTCCCCGAGTTCATGGCCATGAAAATAGAGGAGGCGTTCAAGAGGGGAGCCAGGAACGTGAACTTCGTCGGAGGGGAGCCGACGCCCAACCTTCCGTTCGTTCTCGAAACGCTGAGGCATGTAAAGGCCCCAATCCCGGTCGTCTGGAACTCCAACATGTACATGAGCGAAGATGCCATGAGGTTGCTCGACGGGGTCGTCGACGTCTACCTCGGCGACTTCAAGTGGGGCAACGATGAGTGTGCCGGAAGGTACTCCAAGGCCCCCCGTTACTGGGAGGTCGTGACGAGGAACTTCCTGCTGGCCAAAGAGCACTTCAGGGCGGATTTTCTCATAAGACACCTGGTAGTGCCGGGCCACCTCGACTGCTGCACGCGGCCGGTCCTTGGGTGGATAGCCAAGAACCTCGGAAAGGACGTAAGGGTGAACGTCATGTTCCAGTACCGGCCGGAGTACAGGGCAGATGAATACCCCGAAATCGACAGGAGGCCTAGCAAGGAGGAAATGGAGAGGGCACTGGAGATGGTGGAGGAACTGGGGTTTAGAAACGCCCTCGTCGGCTAA
- a CDS encoding amino acid permease, which produces MEEVERVELSRGLSLVHLMMMGMGMMIGAGVFVATGISIGFAGPGGILVAFALNGLIAFFSAMSFAELASALPTAGGAYTYIDEAFKGLVGFLSGWVNWFALTVAGSLYAITFATYTVFLLEGTDWFAGLGLDSELLIKLLALGIALVFIAINYIGVSETGSIENLITLGQMGTLAFIGLFSIYYVIVHPEKLAHFSDFVPNGWDKVLVAMGFTYVGFEGYEVIAHAGEEAINPKETIPKAILYSVAAVTATYLLFAFAAIVGAEPGDVPVHEWFAELGPIGMGEAIKDLMPYGGLLITLAAIFSSTSALNATIYSSTRVLFAISRDGRLPGIFSRIHAVRRVPHYALFASSLIVLTVALAFPIEDVAASADIVFLLIFLLVNAAVIKIRNERGDELDYGFLMPYFPYIPLLAIFFQGILSLWVFNVSPTAWAITIVWVLLGLVIYRNYEGARVEAFKFERETVFEEGETGRYRVMVAVANRKNAAVLTRYAEAMAERIGGELLIVSVVTVPEQTPLEEARRFAGEAVEVIREAKAHTSGKVGVEGIVYYSHSVYRGIMSAVRDKKVDLLVLGWEGRSRWSKYVLGSNLDRIVENAPCNVLVVKPGDTEGKPIGSILFPTRDGRHSVRSAELVEILAGAFGAKITVLTVNSSGESEKKLRERLKPVLEKIPGAELKIVPGEPVSAILEECKKHDLVVVGATGEPLFRRLVFGEVPEKVAGRCRRTVLLLKINRGIRARINRLVGRRVE; this is translated from the coding sequence ATGGAGGAGGTTGAAAGGGTCGAGCTGTCGAGGGGCCTCTCGCTCGTCCATCTGATGATGATGGGCATGGGAATGATGATAGGCGCCGGTGTCTTCGTTGCCACCGGTATATCCATCGGTTTCGCCGGTCCCGGCGGCATTCTCGTCGCCTTCGCCCTCAACGGGCTTATAGCCTTCTTCTCGGCCATGTCCTTCGCGGAGCTTGCCTCCGCACTCCCAACCGCAGGAGGGGCCTACACCTACATCGACGAAGCCTTCAAGGGTCTGGTGGGCTTCCTCTCTGGCTGGGTGAACTGGTTCGCCCTCACCGTCGCCGGGAGCCTCTACGCAATAACCTTCGCCACTTACACCGTCTTTCTCCTCGAGGGAACGGACTGGTTCGCCGGCCTCGGCCTGGATTCGGAACTCCTGATAAAGCTCCTCGCCCTTGGAATAGCCCTCGTCTTCATTGCCATCAACTACATCGGCGTCTCCGAGACGGGGAGCATAGAGAACCTCATAACCCTCGGCCAGATGGGAACGCTCGCCTTTATCGGGCTGTTCTCGATCTACTACGTCATCGTCCACCCGGAGAAGCTGGCCCACTTCAGCGACTTCGTCCCCAACGGCTGGGATAAAGTGCTGGTGGCGATGGGCTTCACCTACGTCGGCTTCGAGGGCTACGAGGTCATAGCCCACGCCGGCGAGGAGGCGATTAACCCGAAGGAGACCATACCAAAGGCCATACTCTACTCGGTCGCGGCCGTTACGGCAACCTACCTGCTCTTCGCCTTCGCGGCGATAGTTGGGGCCGAACCCGGCGACGTACCAGTCCACGAGTGGTTCGCGGAGCTAGGCCCGATCGGAATGGGCGAGGCGATAAAGGACCTGATGCCCTACGGCGGGCTTCTGATAACCCTGGCCGCGATATTCTCCTCCACATCGGCATTAAACGCCACGATATACTCCTCCACCAGGGTTCTCTTCGCAATCAGCAGGGACGGAAGGCTTCCGGGGATATTCTCACGCATCCACGCCGTCAGGAGGGTTCCCCACTACGCGCTCTTCGCCTCCTCCCTCATAGTCCTCACGGTGGCCCTCGCCTTCCCGATAGAGGACGTCGCCGCCAGCGCGGACATAGTCTTCCTCCTCATATTCCTCCTCGTCAATGCGGCGGTCATAAAGATAAGGAACGAACGCGGGGATGAACTCGACTACGGCTTCCTCATGCCCTACTTCCCTTACATCCCGCTCCTCGCGATATTTTTCCAGGGGATACTCTCGCTCTGGGTCTTCAACGTCAGCCCGACGGCCTGGGCGATAACTATCGTCTGGGTTCTCCTCGGTCTGGTGATATACAGGAACTACGAGGGCGCCAGGGTGGAGGCCTTCAAGTTCGAGCGCGAGACGGTCTTTGAGGAAGGGGAAACCGGAAGGTACAGGGTGATGGTGGCGGTCGCCAACAGGAAAAACGCGGCCGTCCTCACCAGATACGCGGAGGCCATGGCGGAGAGGATCGGGGGTGAACTCCTCATAGTCAGCGTCGTAACCGTCCCGGAGCAGACGCCGCTGGAGGAGGCCAGACGGTTCGCCGGGGAGGCGGTTGAGGTCATCAGGGAAGCCAAGGCCCACACGAGCGGAAAAGTTGGGGTCGAGGGGATAGTCTACTACTCCCACAGCGTGTACAGGGGCATAATGAGCGCAGTCCGCGACAAGAAGGTCGATCTTCTCGTCCTCGGCTGGGAGGGGCGTTCCCGGTGGAGCAAATACGTCCTCGGGAGCAACCTCGATAGAATAGTGGAGAACGCACCGTGCAACGTCCTCGTCGTTAAGCCCGGCGACACCGAGGGAAAACCCATCGGAAGCATCCTCTTCCCGACGAGGGACGGGCGGCACTCGGTCAGGAGCGCGGAGCTTGTGGAGATACTCGCGGGGGCCTTTGGGGCAAAGATCACGGTTCTCACCGTGAACTCCTCCGGGGAATCGGAGAAGAAGCTCCGGGAGAGGTTGAAACCCGTCCTGGAGAAGATACCCGGCGCGGAGCTGAAGATAGTGCCCGGGGAACCCGTGAGTGCCATCCTCGAGGAGTGCAAAAAGCACGACCTCGTTGTGGTGGGGGCAACGGGAGAACCCCTCTTCAGGAGGCTGGTCTTCGGTGAAGTCCCGGAGAAGGTCGCGGGCAGGTGCAGGAGAACGGTTCTCCTTCTCAAGATAAACAGGGGCATAAGGGCAAGGATAAACCGGCTGGTCGGGAGAAGGGTGGAGTGA
- a CDS encoding cation:proton antiporter, with the protein MSPPTFEFGIDTIALASLIVLLSGILSMLISRKTKFPFTPLLVIVGILVGPVLSWILPQTARLLFYYVRAFGLFIVLFAAGFSLKLDVLRRHKLVITLLDTIGLLGTALIAGWFFSWVFKVPWPIGFLFGAVVSGTDPATLIPLFQEHRVPKDVETIIITEAIFNGPLAIILTMVAFFLVIPEIVGSSPIEPVLEGTRLYAAAILYFLYQILVSAAIGAAIALLAYHAIERLGLYRSPYTQILGLAMAFGGYVAGEFVGASGFLAVTIIGLVLGNHRDFFKRGSGKVDEAVRRNVEFNDVLSTFSIIFIFVLLGASLELAGLKWETLLTSILVALFVIFVARPLSSIVILPFTGFRRFLFISLEGPKGAVAASMAILPVVLGRVYEIPELIVWGELILNAGLMTVLLSMLLESAWVSVLRRRLLG; encoded by the coding sequence ATGTCACCGCCCACCTTCGAGTTCGGAATAGATACGATTGCCCTTGCTTCGCTGATAGTTCTCCTCTCCGGCATACTCTCGATGCTTATCAGCAGAAAGACGAAGTTTCCCTTCACGCCCCTTCTGGTCATAGTGGGCATCCTCGTTGGTCCGGTCCTGAGCTGGATCCTTCCCCAGACCGCGAGGCTGCTGTTCTACTACGTCCGCGCCTTTGGGCTTTTCATAGTTCTGTTTGCCGCTGGCTTCAGCCTCAAGCTGGACGTTCTCAGGAGGCACAAGCTTGTGATAACCCTCCTCGACACCATCGGACTTCTGGGAACGGCGCTAATCGCCGGATGGTTTTTCTCGTGGGTCTTCAAAGTGCCCTGGCCTATCGGTTTTCTGTTCGGGGCGGTCGTTTCGGGCACTGACCCCGCGACGCTCATACCCCTCTTTCAGGAGCACAGGGTTCCCAAGGACGTTGAGACGATAATCATCACGGAAGCGATATTCAACGGCCCACTCGCGATAATCCTCACGATGGTCGCCTTTTTCCTGGTAATCCCTGAAATCGTGGGATCGTCCCCGATTGAACCCGTTCTTGAAGGCACCCGCCTCTACGCTGCCGCGATTTTGTACTTCCTCTACCAGATACTTGTCTCAGCGGCGATTGGTGCCGCGATTGCCCTGCTGGCATATCACGCGATAGAGAGGCTGGGACTCTACAGGAGTCCCTACACCCAGATACTGGGCCTGGCGATGGCGTTCGGCGGCTACGTAGCTGGAGAGTTCGTCGGGGCCTCGGGGTTCCTCGCAGTCACGATAATAGGGCTGGTTCTGGGGAACCACAGGGATTTCTTCAAGAGGGGGAGCGGCAAGGTCGACGAGGCGGTTAGAAGAAACGTGGAGTTCAACGACGTCCTCTCGACTTTCTCCATCATCTTTATATTCGTCCTCCTCGGGGCATCACTTGAACTGGCGGGCCTCAAGTGGGAAACCCTTCTCACATCGATCCTGGTTGCCCTGTTCGTGATATTCGTGGCCAGACCGCTCTCATCCATTGTCATCCTTCCCTTCACGGGATTCAGGAGGTTTCTCTTCATATCGCTGGAGGGGCCAAAGGGGGCGGTCGCCGCGAGCATGGCGATACTTCCCGTCGTCCTCGGCAGGGTTTACGAGATACCCGAGCTTATCGTATGGGGCGAGCTGATACTGAACGCCGGGCTGATGACGGTTCTCCTCTCGATGCTCCTTGAATCCGCGTGGGTCTCGGTTCTAAGGAGAAGGCTCCTCGGATGA
- the trmY gene encoding tRNA (pseudouridine(54)-N(1))-methyltransferase TrmY encodes MRVFIIKANKAHTAYDFSLKDLPGTSGRIDVLCRFLNSAFLLSHGFRKNVRVWLSLYGPPNPPKAIRFEGQRMRPKTLNPDELSTAKLIVKALKAGEGLRDPSRELEVLPGIYVSNLSFEDIIRRTLRGATLYYLHEEGEPIEEVQFPSNVAFVLGDHEGLSGEDEAFLKGIAQKISVGRKSYLASHVVAHVNIFLDSLTPPP; translated from the coding sequence ATGAGGGTCTTCATAATCAAAGCCAACAAAGCACACACCGCGTACGATTTCAGCCTCAAGGATCTCCCGGGCACTAGCGGGCGGATTGACGTCCTGTGCAGATTTCTAAATTCGGCCTTCCTTCTCTCCCACGGCTTCAGGAAGAACGTCCGCGTCTGGCTCAGCCTCTACGGCCCACCTAATCCACCGAAGGCGATACGCTTCGAGGGCCAGAGGATGAGGCCCAAAACGCTGAACCCGGACGAACTCAGCACGGCGAAGCTCATAGTGAAGGCCCTTAAAGCCGGAGAGGGCCTGCGTGACCCGAGCAGGGAGCTGGAGGTTCTCCCGGGGATATACGTCAGCAACCTCTCCTTCGAAGACATCATCAGGAGAACCCTGCGGGGGGCGACCCTCTACTACCTCCACGAGGAGGGGGAGCCGATAGAGGAGGTTCAGTTTCCTAGCAACGTTGCCTTCGTTCTCGGCGATCATGAGGGGCTTAGTGGAGAGGACGAGGCTTTCTTGAAGGGAATAGCACAAAAAATAAGCGTGGGCAGAAAGAGCTATCTAGCCTCCCACGTGGTAGCACATGTTAACATATTCCTCGATTCCCTCACTCCTCCGCCCTGA
- a CDS encoding zinc metalloprotease, producing MEFIAFTYVGNFMEREVIDEVVFTVFDEANRFFHESDIPLRFLYIGKLKLEPGYLINLTTPEGKIRVYPLEALVDVLHARLLREIEKNPELKMNKIFALTTFPLVSRNPYFDFYERFLGIHETRLGLRIMVLSMKPFEPEGLGELLKRTPDEDTKRLVRERLTLFKDRVLKGVLHEIGHGFGLEHCRNDCVMNSPSSMEDWDSRFPGYCDSCFINLKRAVEWSELSLGHGEGGKKF from the coding sequence ATGGAGTTCATAGCCTTCACCTACGTCGGCAACTTCATGGAGAGGGAGGTAATAGACGAGGTCGTTTTCACGGTCTTCGACGAGGCCAACCGCTTCTTCCACGAGAGCGACATACCCCTGAGGTTCCTCTACATCGGCAAGCTCAAGCTGGAGCCGGGGTATTTGATAAACCTCACAACGCCCGAGGGAAAGATCCGCGTTTATCCCCTCGAGGCCCTGGTGGATGTTCTCCACGCCAGACTCCTGCGCGAGATAGAGAAAAACCCCGAACTGAAGATGAACAAGATATTCGCCCTCACCACATTCCCGCTCGTTTCGAGGAATCCTTACTTCGACTTCTACGAGAGGTTTCTGGGCATCCACGAGACGAGGCTCGGCCTGAGGATAATGGTGCTCTCGATGAAGCCCTTCGAGCCTGAGGGCCTCGGTGAACTCCTGAAGAGGACTCCGGACGAAGATACGAAGAGGCTCGTGAGGGAGAGGCTTACGCTCTTCAAGGACAGGGTTCTCAAGGGCGTCCTCCACGAGATAGGTCACGGCTTCGGCCTCGAGCACTGCCGGAACGACTGCGTCATGAACTCCCCCTCGAGCATGGAGGACTGGGACTCCCGCTTCCCCGGCTACTGCGACTCCTGCTTCATAAACCTCAAGCGGGCCGTCGAGTGGTCGGAACTCAGCCTCGGTCACGGTGAGGGCGGGAAAAAGTTTTAG